The DNA window aatattagagcctaacacagagcggagccgcgacgcactggcgcctacaaatctaacagggatacttcacgcattgcgcaacgcgtgaagtatccctgttaggtttgtaggcgccaatgcgcgtttcgcgctctctgcccgcccgccgcgccgcagcgtgccacggcgcctgaagcaactatttcacaccagaggtattgcacagtatcataagaaattgaaggcgccccaacatattaagaatgacaggcatccttcaagaatacggagctttcctcgcaaaatgaatcaagatactacggcacaaaaagagtgcggtagtccaaaaactgactaagtcctagtatccgtatttagtaacgtttagcataaacttatcgtctggctgttgcttaatcgccatcggctaaacaaggctgtaagaaattgtacagtcggctacagaagctattggaaatcttacagccggctttaggtctatggtattttggaacacagattctactgccaatttttaccagggacagGATACACGGACAAATATAGCAGCAGTATTACTTCTCAgagagaggagaggaggagaCTGTGGGTCAAGATGGTACCTAATTTTCTTACTATTATTGATGATACTGTGAGCAAAACTTACCTTCTTGATGTCAAGACCAAACATATTTGTAATGTAGGACGGAATTTGAGTCAGCAGTGTCCAAAAACCCCAATTTTGACCCAAATGCGATATAAGTACAGCCCACATTGGGACGGAGGTCACAATTTCTTTCCATGGCGTTTTCTGCGCCTAAAATACAGTCAATAATTGGCTTCTATGAGATGCATTGTTGATTTGTGAAAGAAGGTTTCACGGcgtataaaaatatttaagtatTGAATAAACCGGAGAAAGCCATTGAGAAAGATTCTGTAGGAATAATTAGATTCGTTCCCTTTATGGCAATGCCAACAGTGCACACATGCTTGAAGTGAAGTAGGcctttttgcccttttttgtcacaactttcaaataaattttctgggCATTTTACTTGTTTGAAAACCTTTAAAAGCAGTATTCCGACCTAttcatttgatcaattttgggGTTTTCTTATCGTATTCGAACAGTTCAAATTTTACCTTTGTAAGTGCGGTAAAAgctcaattttaaatattttgacgtAAACTTAATTCTTGCAGATTGTGCAACATCTCGACGGCAAACCAGAAAAATATATCTCGACTgagcaatttcaaaatttccgctcctacgTTATCTTTTTAAGAGAATACAACCAATTTCTTTCTTACACATTTTCCAGAAAACACTCTTGAGAGGGTACAAAATGACACCAAActttgtgaaataaaaataatcatgcATGCATCCAAAAAGTAATATATAACGAGAATTACGTCGCAGATCAAACACGAGGTTCCGTGACTCTAGTAtacatgctaaggaaaagcgtcgtatgaaccttcaggtgttgccaaatatccttgaataaaataaaacattttagaGAAACTTGTGGGtgtttttctcccaatttttcacttgcaattcattttaatgtgtcagaaagtttcaaaaaaaatgtgtatacgtaatttcctttaaaaatggaTGTTTTGTaggagtaaatttggcaaactCTAAATGCTTATAtgatgtttttccttggcacagcagcATAGGTTTGTGATCCCACGTATACGATAAGATAAGAAAGCTTACCGATCTGTCGGTAGAGCTACTAGGGAGGGTGCTCAGAATGTACTTTCGCTCAGCTTCCGAAATTGTTCGAGAGTCTTGAGGATTGTTGGCGCCAACATAGCAGTAGACGAGGGCCCACAAGATGGCAATACCCCCGGAAACGTAGAAGATAGAGGGCCAACCCCATCGGCTGTCGGCCAGAACCCCAGCAACTGCCATCGTCACTAAATTACCAAAATTGTTCCCTGAGGGGCCATAACAGAAACCATATTAGTGCAAACCCTTCTCACGCATCCAATAAAGTAAATTCGAATCACCAAGCACCAGGATTAAGTAAAATCCGTAGGACTGTAGTTACACACCGGGGATACGACTATGAAGAGCTAATACTTTTTAGAGACCCTCTACTGTTAATCTAAGTGATGTAGTCGAGTGAAGCAACAGTCAAATTCAGAGgtcaataaaaatttttaccTGATGATCATCATCGATGAGGGGCTTTTTGAGCATTTTGTGTATTAGCCTAATAGCCCCTGGATTCTGCATCCAAAAGTTTGCAAAACAAGTTTGTCAAACTAGGTTTTGCTTGCTCAGTTGTTGCCATTATCAAGCGAATCTGAATGTTGACTTCCGAGAATAATCTTTTCACTATAGAGAGAATCTCAGTGCAGAGTCTTCATATATGGatacttgttaatatcttgAGAGCTGATGCAGATATTGATGTACAGTTTCGACGAAATTTTCTCAATTGGAGGAGGGCAAATTTTGTGATGGAGATCGTGCTCCCCCGGACTTATAGGCGGGGGCGAGGGGATACTTTTGAATCTTAAATAggaacccccatcatgtgatacctCGTTAGAGAAAGATCTGAAAAAAGACAATGTTTGGCGCAAGCTAGGTACAGACCTatcattgtttcaaaatggctGCTAGATAATTCAAAATGATGGCAAAATGATAATTTGGTTGTTTATTTGGCCAAATTAAATGAGGTCTAGCATCAAAGAGGTTTAAGCTCAAAAAAGAACGAATAATGATATcagaatagaaataaaaaagaaaaacatcgcTATATATTAAAGATGGTGGccttcaaaatggcggaaagcGGTTCTATCACCGTTTTATTGGCCGAATCTGCTGAAACTTAACATCGAGGggttttttggcacaaaaatgaCGAACCAGACACTAAAATTCAACTATGCAAGTTTAAGCAAAATTGGTCAACTTAAAAGCGGCCTAACTTTagctttccttcattttggagGCAAGTATCCGTACTTTTTTCACACcgtttttatacaatttacGTTAGAATAGAAGGTTTTGAAAAACAGCAGGCGTTAAAATGTTACATCACAAGAATCACTCGTATTGATGCTAAACACAAAATAAACTGCAAAATATGCAACACAAAATTATAAACAATAAATGTATGGAGAAACAAACATTGAATTAATGGTATTTACGTTATTGAATTAAATTgcgaaattatttaaatattttcgttGTACTGTGCTGCTTGGGATgatgaatgggggggggggggagactcTTGGGAGGAGGGgttgaaaggaaagaaagactGAATGAAGAGGATACATTTCTTAGTGTGTTTGTGCCTGATATATACCGGCGACGATGTTTTTATGCGTTTGTCTTCTTTCTACTCATGCGTCAAAGTCTCCAAATATATGTTCGTTCAAAAAAGCGGTAATGCTAAAAGATTATAATGACTCATGTttcttcaggaaaattttacgtaTCCCAGTGTTCACTCGGCGATATTACTACgactttcctcttttccttttcttctccttttattTTCTATACTCTCCTTTTCCTCGAACGGcgagaaatgaatgaaaacagTGAACACAGCATAAGGCGAGTACTCAGTACTCACTACCACGCGCTACGTTATAAAGTAGGAATCCATTGAAGAGCACTGCAATTTCGTTCGCATTATAATTATAAACTTCAGTGACCAGTTTCAAAAGCAGCAAATGAATACACGAGGCGAATCATATATTATGCGGGTAACACTAAATTGTTTACACCAATCTTGCCATTCCCTTAATAAAAATCCCAATGGCGCTATCCTGAACATTCTCCAATAGGAATGAAGAAACCCTGATTCtgttaccatatttttttttaaaaaaattcctcaaaactATAATTAAAACGGTTAACAGGATAGAGTGGTTTCAAGAATTTAAATAAAGTGCAGTGTTGAGGAACAAAAATAGAGTAGAGAAATTCCACCTTAAAAAAACACTTTGCAATGGCAGAGACGTTATATTGTCTTCGGAAATCACACATTCCGAGGATTACCTTAGAAATTTTCCTTTGGACTTTTTACCATATATAGCTTCGTTTGAAGACAGCAATCTGaagagatttttaattttttatacccAAAGTTTTAAGATTAAAAGTTCTACATCGTTTAGGAAGACAAAACTGAAACAAACCATTGTAGACCCAAGTGACAAGTCTTCCTCTCTCAGGAGTTGGAGTCCATTTTGCGAGCAAATAACTCATCGATGGATACAGAAATCCCTGCACATACAAATGCATAcattaatatttaatttaaatgcaTACACTCTTTTCGTGTCACTTTCATTGTACAAAAGGTCTAAGAACGCATGTATACATGCATAAACACAAGTTCACAAGTATGTTCATTTTTCCTAGTTCCTTCGATTAAACTTACTTCGTCGACAGAAATTAAAAACTCTGTCCTGTCTTCCTGTGCCGAAGGCAAGCGTAATAAAGGAATAACATACCACTTATATGGTTATCATTGAGACTAAAGTACATTAAGTCATCGGGAAAAAGCCTCTTTTAGATCACAGTTGCTAGATGTCCTATCACTGCAAGTCTGAATGAGACAACGGATcttgtttttcaatttgacaACAGAGGTTCACTCATTCATACAACCGCTGATCCTTTGATCAATCGAGGTCGATAAAGTGAAGATCTTTCAGATATTGGGTCGTTGCCAAGTTTGAGGGAAGGAAGAGAATTAACCGGCACACAAAGTTCAAATTACAGTATTATGATAATGTTTcatctctaaaattttacgtgaaaggCGAAGAAGATAACAAACACTGAACAAAAAGGTCGGGATTAAGAAACTGTAAATGTGGATCTAATGTTGATCGTGCTGATAGATGTGTTTAAGAAACAATATTTGTTACGTTAAATACGTTGTTTACGCATAGCTAAGTATGTAATAAACAAACAAGAGTACATAtggatattcataacttgctcGTCATTTTGAGCTTATGAGGctgaaatttcagcaatttaattttttattgggaTCGTTTCAACTATTCagctcttaattttttgtaatgggccagttgcgttggtaacagaatcgtgttttgatgttgattcttgtagattagcgaAACATAAGAAGACCTACCagaacagcaacttcctacgttgaatattaactcAGATATCGTCCTATGagaagtcgggtttttgacgtcatccaccgcggtaaagcataacatggtatgtactaccacggtggatgacgtcataagtaGAGTTTTTCAagcaacgtagaaagttgctgtttggacaaatgttattatttttagttgatctgcaagaataaagcatcaaaacacaattatgCGACCAGCACAACTAACCCATTAGGTACTGCGGATGGAAACTCTTCTTTAAACACTTGGTTGATttccgccaaaaaaaaaaaaaaaaaaaaaaaaaaaaaaaaaaaaaaaaaaaaaaaaaaagttgacactGATAACATACGGTAAAACTATGAAATGTTACCTGGACCGCTCCAAGGACGACCCTGGTGAAAAGCATCCAACGGAAGCCCCCATAGATTGCCACAAACGGGGTAAGCGCGGTGATGAAGCCACTGATGAAGATAGTTATGGTGAGGAGGACTTTAGGGCCGAATTTTTCAGCCAGCTGGCCCGCAGGGATCTGGAGGAGGAGGTAGCCCCAGAAGAATGAGCTGAGTATGGTGCCTTTCATCGACCCGTCCCATGGCAGCACCTGTAATTCCACACTGTTTTCATAATCGGTCAGTGCAATCGGAAGAACAGACCTCggaaactttgaacaaaaactCAGCGTCATGCCACTTACACTCCGAGTGGGAAACtttctaaaaatgtttataCTGACGAAAATGCTCTCCGAGGGAGTTCTCTTAAAGAGAGACTAGATTGACTCCGAGGTTTTGCACGTAAGGTTATAGGTTGAGTGGGCTGAATTAGAATAAATCAAGTTAGGCAAGGTTTAACAAGGCCTATAGTAAATTTTGTTCAAGTTGGGGTGGATTAGACTAAATTAGATTTCATTGCTAGTGTTATATTTCCTCGTTCAAAACCACGCATACGGTTTCACgccttttttcaattctttttcaaTAATACAGTATGAAGTCTGGCTAATTTCAAGGGTTTGACTTTGGAACGTGGTTCTCACATGTTATCCTCGTAATACGTCAATTGAATTTCTGTCTCATGGTTGGTCTCTTGGGATCAACTGGAACATAATTTACCCGCATCTTATCCTGATGATATGTGCATTTTTGACTCCTAGAAAAGTGCTAGTGAGTACCCCGGAACTTACGCTcgcttattattttttataatgtaTATGAGGATGTTTCTCAaccctgcacggagaaaaaaacttcgtgcatgggatctgcagttgaggtcatatggatctctgaagttttcggatcaagcatccgaaaacttgaagtccaactgccgaagttcgggccaGACTTCTGAAGTACTTGGGTATACACCGatggtttcaggtcacacatctgaagtgctcCGGTATATGCTGAgagcttcagatgtctgacccgaacttcggcagttggacctcaagttttcggatgcgtgatccgaaaacttcagagatccatatgacctcaacttcgggtcccatgcacgaagttttttcctccgtgtgaaGCCACAAATGTCAACATGTTTTCTTCCAAGATCACACAAAGGATCCTGTTATCAGCACACAGTAACTAAATGAGAAAGGAAGAAAACGTGTATTTAATTACCGGAAATTCTGGCTCGATGGTCGTACCGTTTTCTACTTTGGGTGTTGTCATGGATACAATTCCGACGGACAAGTTCACTCGGAGACTGTAGGCAATTGCCGTACCCAAGAAAACCATGAAACATTGCAAATGCCTGGCGCCAAACCCTGAACCTGTGAACAAAGAGTTAATTGCACACTTAAAGATCACTGAGAAAGTGCTCTTTACTACAGGaaggactggctcgcatctaagggcgtagacccttggctggttaaaggggcgtaatgtgatattttctgGTAGGGCATGTACCCTAAGTGGAGaggctcagaaaattttggcaaagcagcacgagtttacgctattttcaggttcaaagtttattaattgtacagagtaaaaattgcaaaattgaacgtattgaagtaacagACCAACTTCTGACattataaaaacataaaaaattaaagccacttgACGCATTCAAGTACCATTATTTCCgtaagaaccgagccagtgctgcggtttacaggactttaagacgtgggtctgcaaatgtATCCTAAacaagaatcagacaagaacctgaaaaaagaagaaatcaacacagccgaagacaggaaagacgtattcgggcctcttttctaacttttctcccgaatcagggcgacacgacacctcattgacagcatatagcagagcattgagagatcacgcttcgcgtcatcgcgccttcaattttccagatgcagcatggacgtctatcaagtacgaatagttgtatctctgcgccgtcgttgacgcgtatcctttccctcgctttacttccatattgtgtttctTTGCGTTTGTCATATTCGTAATGGTttttcaaactagtagcatagagaagagcattgcgagttcacgactcacgccatcgcgtcttacatttttcaaatgcaatgtggacatctaTCATGCGCGATGAGTTGCATTATGTTTACACTTTaaatgtctcttatttttaaatttcgagataaattaagggtaagtttgcccgagatatggtatggtatgtccaaatcatagtcattttgaaaggaagaatatgtttaaaggtctctcaagagatCTATAAAAGgttgcgtatgtctaaaaatcgaacctgACCATCGCTTCCAAGAGAGTTACACATACCAATGAAGAGCTTAGAGGGATGATGAAGCCGCCTGTATGtcacaaaaaggtgaaaattttcaacagaaaagtGCTCACGTCACATTTTAAGACTCCTTTTTTCGCGAAGAGTCTCATTTACtgttaaatgagaaaaaagaaaaaaaaaacactaataagTGGCCGAAATGCTGCACGAAACAAGGGGGAGAaatcagttttgtactggtactcattagagtttaaaaattataatttttggaatttcgtAGCTTTGATCTCCCCGCAACatggtgtgaacccagcaccatttcgTTGTTTACTGTCAAATTGATAGCCATTAAGAGTTGATGAATGAAAGAGCTGTCCACGATTCACGATTCTAATCACTTACCTATCCCAGCAATGGACTCGTCTATCTAACAAGCGTTTGTGCATACATCGGATAATCTAGAGGGCAGACATTTTTTTGGCGCTTTGGCAACGTATCCTATAATTACTTTTGCGGTCATGCTTTTAATTTTCACGGACAGCCTGTGTTTTATCTGAGCCCGCTTGGATATGACACTTTTAATCACCTGTGAAATTATTTTGACGTACGGACTGGGAGTTGCAGTGTTTACAGGTTTGCACAAACGCAAAGTAAGGCGTGAAAGAAACGCAAGCACGTGTCAATGGAAAATACCAGCTGAGAGTTATATGTTTCTGCGCATttcaaacaatttatttttgtttgaaattacaAGGAGGTACTCAAAAGAAACCGAACGACCTTCGGCCTGACCGTCAGTTTTATGGCAGGAGCTTCTCCTTTGAGGGGTCTCGAGCAATACCTACGGATACACTGTGTCAAAGTGCAAAAAGTAACAACCACCCGAAAATTTTGCATGACTATTTTCCtgaagcatatttttttttcgtttttgttctTGTACATTTGTTTCCACTCATAAAGTGATAGTCTCTCATCATGTTTGAATGACACCCACGAATAATTGAACGGCAGCTGCTTTGGGTGTCCATAGGTAATATTGTTAAATTTGGTgagttgcactggaaaaatgacaaaaaaaaaacacgcttgAAGAAAATAGGCACCCATTTTTTGGGAAGGTATTGTGCGCTGCAATTTGACGTAGTTTATAAGTAGGAGTTACTTGAGAACCTCTCGAAAAGTGACGTTAAAACTATTAGAGTGATAGCCAGGGCGGAAGCTATCCAGTTTGATTGGATCCCTAGCTCGAAGATCCTCTTGATCAGGTGCTAATTTTAAGGGATATTATAACTTCCAAAAATAACGAGGTTATGAGCGATGATCGCCTCTCATTCTCTTGATAAAATGATCTACTTTCGTGCTTTTTGGATCGGGAACAGGTGAATAGTATATATCTTAGTTACAAGTA is part of the Bemisia tabaci chromosome 1, PGI_BMITA_v3 genome and encodes:
- the LOC109031613 gene encoding putative inorganic phosphate cotransporter isoform X2, translated to MFRDVIGSGFGARHLQCFMVFLGTAIAYSLRVNLSVGIVSMTTPKVENGTTIEPEFPVLPWDGSMKGTILSSFFWGYLLLQIPAGQLAEKFGPKVLLTITIFISGFITALTPFVAIYGGFRWMLFTRVVLGAVQGFLYPSMSYLLAKWTPTPERGRLVTWVYNGNNFGNLVTMAVAGVLADSRWGWPSIFYVSGGIAILWALVYCYVGANNPQDSRTISEAERKYILSTLPSSSTDRSAQKTPWKEIVTSVPMWAVLISHLGQNWGFWTLLTQIPSYITNMFGLDIKKSGYLSALPYASSFVLALVYAAIGDALNNKNILTRTASRKMWNTVALWGPALTLCLLAFSGTHETLALFLLVSSLALNSAVNLGFLSNHMDLSPNFAGTLMGITNGLANITSIAGPLYVGYIVTDPKSLVQWRIVFLTSAALFFVGNLIFILFGTAEVQPWNAPQEEGAETETASKEKEQQSNAKQILN
- the LOC109031613 gene encoding putative inorganic phosphate cotransporter isoform X1, with protein sequence MCIWIYTRCIKERESEDTVYHRPGNPEDIRPPGSGFGARHLQCFMVFLGTAIAYSLRVNLSVGIVSMTTPKVENGTTIEPEFPVLPWDGSMKGTILSSFFWGYLLLQIPAGQLAEKFGPKVLLTITIFISGFITALTPFVAIYGGFRWMLFTRVVLGAVQGFLYPSMSYLLAKWTPTPERGRLVTWVYNGNNFGNLVTMAVAGVLADSRWGWPSIFYVSGGIAILWALVYCYVGANNPQDSRTISEAERKYILSTLPSSSTDRSAQKTPWKEIVTSVPMWAVLISHLGQNWGFWTLLTQIPSYITNMFGLDIKKSGYLSALPYASSFVLALVYAAIGDALNNKNILTRTASRKMWNTVALWGPALTLCLLAFSGTHETLALFLLVSSLALNSAVNLGFLSNHMDLSPNFAGTLMGITNGLANITSIAGPLYVGYIVTDPKSLVQWRIVFLTSAALFFVGNLIFILFGTAEVQPWNAPQEEGAETETASKEKEQQSNAKQILN
- the LOC109031613 gene encoding putative inorganic phosphate cotransporter isoform X3, translated to MKGTILSSFFWGYLLLQIPAGQLAEKFGPKVLLTITIFISGFITALTPFVAIYGGFRWMLFTRVVLGAVQGFLYPSMSYLLAKWTPTPERGRLVTWVYNGNNFGNLVTMAVAGVLADSRWGWPSIFYVSGGIAILWALVYCYVGANNPQDSRTISEAERKYILSTLPSSSTDRSAQKTPWKEIVTSVPMWAVLISHLGQNWGFWTLLTQIPSYITNMFGLDIKKSGYLSALPYASSFVLALVYAAIGDALNNKNILTRTASRKMWNTVALWGPALTLCLLAFSGTHETLALFLLVSSLALNSAVNLGFLSNHMDLSPNFAGTLMGITNGLANITSIAGPLYVGYIVTDPKSLVQWRIVFLTSAALFFVGNLIFILFGTAEVQPWNAPQEEGAETETASKEKEQQSNAKQILN